One Alkalicoccobacillus plakortidis DNA window includes the following coding sequences:
- a CDS encoding sugar phosphate isomerase/epimerase family protein yields MKLGMSSYSLVGAINSGEMSILDVLQWTADNGGEHVEIVPIGYSLTDQPNLVEMIVSKAAHLNIELSNYAIGADLIKGDRQDFENEIERMKREVDIASVLGVKRMRHDVSFRPPAEATIEQFEEDLPRLIEGCQRIADYALQFDITTSIENHGYYVQASDRIRRLIHHVDRSNFKTTLDTGNFLCVDEDPLAAVKNNIHLASMVHVKDFYLRRASSYDPGEGWFRSTAGNYLRGAITGHGDIPLQDILSVIKESGYDDYISIEFEGIEECKKAAGISMDNVRRVWDAL; encoded by the coding sequence ATGAAACTAGGAATGAGCTCTTACAGTTTAGTGGGAGCGATTAACTCGGGTGAAATGTCGATTTTAGATGTTCTACAGTGGACAGCAGACAATGGAGGAGAACATGTAGAAATTGTACCTATTGGCTATTCGTTAACAGATCAGCCCAATTTAGTAGAAATGATTGTTTCAAAAGCCGCTCATTTAAATATTGAACTGTCTAACTATGCAATAGGAGCAGATCTTATAAAAGGAGACAGGCAGGACTTTGAGAATGAAATAGAACGAATGAAACGAGAAGTGGACATTGCGAGCGTCCTTGGTGTGAAACGAATGAGACATGATGTTTCTTTTAGACCACCAGCAGAAGCAACCATTGAACAATTTGAAGAAGATTTACCTAGGTTAATAGAGGGCTGTCAAAGGATTGCAGATTATGCATTACAGTTTGATATTACTACCAGCATAGAGAATCATGGCTATTATGTTCAAGCTAGTGATCGGATAAGACGTCTTATTCACCATGTAGACCGTTCAAATTTTAAAACAACACTGGATACAGGTAACTTCTTATGTGTGGATGAGGATCCTTTAGCTGCCGTGAAGAATAATATTCACTTAGCTTCAATGGTTCATGTAAAAGATTTTTATCTTCGTCGGGCTTCTTCTTACGATCCGGGAGAAGGATGGTTTAGGTCAACAGCAGGAAATTACCTGAGGGGTGCTATTACCGGGCATGGAGATATTCCCTTACAAGATATTCTCTCAGTCATTAAAGAATCTGGCTATGATGACTATATTTCCATAGAGTTTGAAGGAATAGAAGAATGCAAAAAAGCGGCGGGTATCTCAATGGATAATGTCCGAAGAGTGTGGGACGCGCTGTAA
- a CDS encoding Gfo/Idh/MocA family protein, with the protein MNPVKIGVIGAGSISEMHFDSYKNNSDVEIYAVCDLNINRAEEKAIKYGANKFYSDYQELLALDEIDAVSICTWNDSHAEISIAAMRAGKHVLVEKPLCKTVKEAEEMQKAVNESESKILQVGFVRRFATNTQVLKKFIDSGDLGEIYYAKASCLRVLGNPGGWFADKERSGGGPLIDLGVHVIDLCWYLMGKPKVVSVTGNTYHKLGNRANIEHKSYYKAADYDSSKNSVEDLSNALIRFDNGASLLVDVSFTLHAQKEVMEVNLFGEKGGATIEPKLEIMTERHDTILNSTPQIDTLTFDFVKGFQNEINHFVECVQGKAKTISPVEDGVEIMKILTAIYESSETGSEVTF; encoded by the coding sequence ATGAATCCAGTCAAAATAGGTGTAATTGGAGCAGGATCCATTTCCGAGATGCATTTTGATTCTTATAAGAATAATAGCGACGTTGAAATATATGCGGTTTGTGATCTTAACATCAATAGAGCGGAAGAAAAAGCTATAAAATACGGAGCAAATAAGTTCTACTCAGATTATCAAGAGTTACTAGCGTTAGATGAAATTGATGCTGTTAGTATTTGTACGTGGAACGATTCTCACGCTGAAATATCGATTGCTGCCATGCGAGCTGGCAAGCATGTATTAGTAGAAAAGCCTCTATGTAAAACAGTTAAAGAGGCAGAGGAAATGCAAAAAGCCGTAAATGAAAGTGAGAGTAAGATCCTCCAAGTAGGCTTTGTTCGCCGCTTTGCTACGAATACACAAGTGTTAAAGAAATTTATAGATTCTGGTGATTTAGGTGAGATTTATTACGCAAAAGCATCTTGTTTACGTGTACTAGGAAATCCGGGCGGATGGTTTGCAGATAAGGAACGCTCTGGTGGGGGACCGCTTATTGATTTAGGGGTTCATGTTATTGATTTATGCTGGTATCTAATGGGTAAGCCCAAAGTTGTATCGGTAACTGGAAATACGTATCACAAATTGGGGAACAGAGCGAACATCGAACATAAGTCATATTACAAAGCAGCAGACTATGATTCTAGTAAAAACAGTGTAGAGGATTTATCTAATGCACTCATTCGCTTTGATAATGGTGCTTCTTTATTGGTGGATGTGAGTTTTACCTTACACGCTCAAAAAGAGGTAATGGAAGTAAATCTTTTTGGGGAAAAAGGTGGAGCGACTATTGAACCTAAGTTAGAGATCATGACAGAGAGACATGATACGATTCTAAACTCAACGCCACAAATTGATACACTTACTTTTGATTTTGTTAAAGGATTTCAAAATGAGATTAATCACTTTGTTGAATGTGTTCAAGGAAAAGCAAAAACAATTAGTCCTGTAGAAGATGGCGTTGAAATCATGAAGATTTTGACTGCTATTTATGAATCAAGTGAAACAGGATCTGAGGTTACATTTTAA
- a CDS encoding alpha-L-fucosidase produces MEDLALPTIQQVAWQNLELGFYVHFGMNTFCNQEWGDGTDSPQTFNPSSLDARQWVKVAKDADFKYFILTAKHHDGFCLWPTNTTDYSVKNSPWKDGNGDVVRECAEACREQGMPFGIYLSPWDRHEPCYKDKDAYDDFYCEQLTELLTQYGPIVEVWFDGAGSEGREYDWNRIIELVKAYQPDAMIFNMGMPTIRWVGNEEGVAPYPCWNTRQHAKVSMFSNDEVQWLPGTPEWMPAECDVPIRGDHWFWRENDEHRLRSLENLVEIYEKSIGRGANLLLNVAPDNRGLIPEADMVRVEELSQRIRMNYSNPISRTTGKGNKIHLELGKSTQVNGVIIKENILLGERVRKYKVEIERNDAWETIAEGTAIGHKRIQTFKLVCINKMRLVVTETIGVPEIVEFSVINTESVK; encoded by the coding sequence ATGGAGGACCTTGCACTACCAACGATACAGCAGGTAGCTTGGCAAAATCTAGAATTGGGATTTTATGTTCACTTTGGTATGAATACATTTTGTAATCAAGAATGGGGAGATGGAACGGATTCCCCCCAGACGTTTAATCCCAGTTCTTTGGATGCTAGACAATGGGTCAAAGTGGCTAAGGATGCAGACTTCAAGTACTTTATCTTAACAGCTAAACACCATGATGGGTTTTGTTTATGGCCAACAAATACAACTGATTATTCTGTGAAAAATAGTCCGTGGAAAGATGGAAATGGTGATGTTGTAAGAGAATGTGCAGAAGCCTGTAGGGAGCAAGGAATGCCATTTGGTATTTATTTATCCCCATGGGACCGTCACGAACCATGTTATAAAGATAAAGATGCATACGACGATTTTTACTGTGAACAGTTGACGGAATTACTAACTCAATACGGTCCAATCGTAGAAGTGTGGTTTGATGGGGCGGGCTCTGAGGGACGTGAATACGATTGGAATAGAATAATAGAATTAGTGAAAGCATATCAGCCTGATGCAATGATTTTTAATATGGGCATGCCTACGATTCGGTGGGTGGGCAATGAAGAAGGTGTTGCTCCTTATCCTTGTTGGAACACAAGGCAGCATGCTAAAGTAAGTATGTTTTCTAATGATGAGGTGCAATGGCTTCCCGGGACGCCTGAGTGGATGCCCGCAGAATGTGATGTTCCAATTAGAGGAGATCATTGGTTCTGGCGTGAGAATGATGAGCACCGATTAAGGTCGCTTGAGAATTTGGTAGAAATCTATGAAAAATCCATAGGCAGAGGTGCCAACCTATTATTAAACGTGGCGCCAGACAATCGAGGTCTTATTCCAGAAGCTGATATGGTGAGAGTAGAGGAACTAAGTCAGAGAATCAGAATGAACTATTCAAACCCGATATCAAGAACAACCGGCAAAGGGAACAAGATACATTTAGAATTAGGAAAAAGTACGCAAGTAAATGGCGTCATTATAAAAGAGAACATCTTACTTGGTGAAAGAGTAAGGAAGTACAAGGTAGAAATCGAACGTAATGATGCGTGGGAAACGATCGCAGAAGGTACTGCAATAGGACATAAGCGAATACAAACCTTCAAATTGGTTTGTATTAATAAAATGAGACTAGTAGTTACCGAAACGATAGGTGTACCTGAAATAGTCGAATTTTCGGTTATTAATACAGAGAGTGTAAAGTAA
- a CDS encoding serine hydrolase domain-containing protein encodes MDTKKLEKHVDAKQQEVQFSGTVYAKLGSDSFTKSYGYANRSEKIKNSEETRYGIASGSKPITAAAICLLVAQEKLSFDSKLSEFLNQEFPTFDKEITIHHLLTHTSGIPDYFDEDVMDDFEELWVKHPMYLIRDLKDFLPLFQNEKMKSSPGALFQYNNAGYIVLGLIVEKVSGQTFSDFVQEYIFDQLGMNDSGYFELDSLPERTAMGYIEKPDGGYRTNVYSLPAKSASDGGVFVTVNDMQVFWEAIISNQLLSKDLSNLFLTPHVEVDEDFYYGYGHYIEMDNKAINRHIMMGYDPGVNFRAVYYPKSSLSVIVCSNLSDGAYDMIIEIQEVLK; translated from the coding sequence ATGGATACGAAAAAACTTGAAAAACATGTAGATGCAAAACAACAGGAAGTGCAATTTTCAGGAACCGTTTACGCTAAATTGGGGTCTGACTCTTTCACAAAAAGTTATGGTTATGCCAATCGATCTGAAAAAATAAAAAATAGTGAAGAAACGCGCTATGGTATTGCTTCAGGATCTAAGCCAATTACAGCTGCAGCAATATGCTTGCTAGTTGCTCAGGAAAAACTGTCTTTTGACTCAAAGTTGTCGGAATTTTTGAATCAGGAGTTTCCTACCTTTGATAAAGAGATCACCATTCATCATTTGTTAACACATACCTCGGGCATACCTGATTACTTTGATGAAGATGTGATGGATGATTTTGAAGAGCTTTGGGTGAAACATCCAATGTATCTAATTAGAGACTTAAAGGATTTCCTACCATTGTTTCAAAATGAAAAAATGAAGTCATCACCAGGTGCTCTTTTTCAATATAATAATGCAGGTTACATTGTGCTCGGGCTAATTGTGGAAAAAGTGAGTGGCCAGACATTTAGTGATTTTGTTCAGGAGTATATTTTTGATCAACTTGGTATGAACGATTCTGGTTATTTTGAGTTGGATTCGTTACCTGAGCGAACGGCTATGGGTTACATCGAGAAGCCAGATGGTGGTTATCGAACAAATGTGTACAGCTTACCAGCTAAAAGTGCATCAGATGGTGGCGTTTTTGTCACTGTAAATGATATGCAAGTTTTCTGGGAAGCCATTATAAGCAATCAGCTCCTTAGCAAAGATCTGTCTAACCTTTTCCTGACACCACATGTTGAAGTTGATGAAGACTTCTATTATGGCTATGGGCACTATATAGAGATGGATAACAAAGCGATTAACAGGCACATCATGATGGGATATGATCCAGGTGTGAATTTTAGAGCTGTTTATTATCCAAAGTCATCGCTAAGTGTCATTGTTTGCTCGAATTTATCAGACGGAGCTTATGATATGATTATAGAAATTCAAGAAGTTCTAAAATAA
- a CDS encoding Na-translocating system protein MpsC family protein, with product MDKVTVQAEIASYVGKLLRDNFGKGPSSVYVSIKKPYITMHLREFLSPMERVLISQQKDLKVEEIRDLLMNELLPEIKATLNATHHINVSELYYDWSLHNRSGIIIGVMDENNTSDELVEEYPNQEAIHREIDQVSKQAERMPDSVDSCFLNERTLVVKRTGILVRIEKELIRSGFEEPLKLTKRHLEKSLLETGDFNDIFNAEIMDIFVDWDFQEDISYIIFILKPTKSQGSNASDN from the coding sequence ATGGATAAAGTGACTGTACAAGCTGAAATTGCAAGTTATGTAGGGAAGTTACTACGAGATAATTTTGGTAAAGGACCGTCCTCAGTGTATGTGTCTATAAAAAAACCATATATCACGATGCACCTTAGAGAATTTCTTTCGCCGATGGAGCGCGTATTAATATCTCAGCAAAAAGATCTAAAGGTCGAAGAAATCAGAGACCTCTTAATGAATGAATTACTTCCAGAGATTAAAGCAACCCTAAATGCAACACATCATATAAACGTTTCTGAGCTTTATTACGATTGGTCTTTACATAATCGTTCAGGAATTATCATAGGTGTTATGGATGAGAACAATACCTCTGATGAATTGGTAGAGGAATATCCAAACCAAGAGGCTATCCATCGAGAGATCGATCAGGTTAGCAAACAGGCAGAGAGAATGCCTGACTCAGTTGATTCTTGTTTTTTAAATGAGCGGACGTTAGTGGTCAAAAGAACGGGTATCCTTGTTCGAATCGAAAAGGAATTGATTCGTTCGGGATTTGAAGAGCCACTTAAGCTAACAAAAAGACATCTTGAAAAAAGTCTTCTTGAAACTGGTGACTTTAATGACATCTTTAATGCAGAGATTATGGATATCTTTGTTGATTGGGACTTCCAAGAAGATATTAGTTACATCATCTTTATTTTAAAGCCAACTAAAAGCCAAGGTAGCAACGCTTCAGACAATTAG
- a CDS encoding GNAT family N-acetyltransferase, with protein MKRYWELAYKDSNPEWKKWDAPYYEHKALSYGKFETDVRDRYLEKNDVYGLFVDHTLIGTVSYYWEHEPSKWLEVGIIIYDSNLWNEGYGTPFLKAWITHLFETLPLVRVGFTTWSGNKRMMRLGEKLGMTQEARLRKCRLNNGIYYDSIRYGVLREEWISFQ; from the coding sequence ATGAAAAGATACTGGGAGCTTGCATACAAGGACTCAAACCCTGAATGGAAAAAGTGGGATGCTCCTTATTATGAACACAAGGCACTTTCCTATGGGAAATTTGAAACCGACGTACGCGATCGTTATCTTGAGAAGAATGATGTGTATGGTTTGTTTGTAGATCATACGTTAATCGGGACGGTGTCATATTATTGGGAGCATGAACCTTCAAAGTGGCTAGAGGTAGGTATTATCATTTACGACTCCAACCTTTGGAATGAGGGATACGGGACACCATTTCTTAAAGCTTGGATTACTCATTTGTTTGAAACCCTGCCACTAGTTAGAGTAGGTTTTACAACATGGTCAGGAAATAAACGAATGATGAGGCTTGGAGAAAAGCTCGGAATGACACAGGAAGCGAGACTGCGAAAATGCCGTCTCAATAATGGTATCTACTATGATTCAATCCGATATGGTGTTTTGAGAGAAGAGTGGATTAGTTTTCAGTAA
- a CDS encoding STAS domain-containing protein yields the protein MSQSMKLTDEKLYSLKTVSKKMFRLISDRLNVNTAYVTKRGESAMTVLSSFNKDAQTIPEGYSVEYGDTYCRLIILDDADVMTTSDLNKDEITKKLEVTSQLGVKGFLGVTLKDLDGNIFGTLCVMDQEEKNFTQDDIDYLHTSAEILSYLIELDQTRQHINYLSVPIIPITEKVSILTLQGIVDETRAERIMNEAMQYGAEKEIDYFLFDLSKLAVQDQVFPTILYNIVQALRIMGIEVIITGITPKFAQLESNNNQLSKMGVKTVNSIQAALDLIGYRLIEK from the coding sequence TTGTCTCAGAGTATGAAACTCACAGATGAAAAGCTTTATTCACTAAAAACGGTTTCTAAAAAGATGTTTCGATTAATTAGTGATCGACTTAATGTGAATACAGCTTATGTGACAAAAAGAGGAGAGTCCGCTATGACTGTCCTTAGCTCCTTTAATAAAGATGCACAAACTATCCCTGAAGGATATTCTGTTGAATATGGTGATACATACTGCCGGCTCATCATTTTAGATGATGCGGATGTAATGACCACTTCGGATTTAAATAAAGACGAAATAACAAAGAAGCTCGAAGTAACCTCTCAATTAGGTGTAAAGGGTTTTCTTGGCGTTACACTAAAGGATTTAGACGGGAATATATTTGGCACACTTTGTGTTATGGATCAAGAGGAAAAGAACTTCACTCAAGACGACATTGACTATCTTCATACGAGTGCAGAGATTCTTTCCTATCTAATTGAGTTAGATCAAACTAGACAACATATAAATTATTTAAGTGTACCTATTATTCCTATAACTGAAAAAGTATCGATTCTTACTCTGCAAGGCATCGTTGATGAAACACGTGCAGAAAGAATCATGAATGAAGCGATGCAATATGGGGCGGAGAAAGAAATTGATTATTTCCTTTTTGATCTGTCCAAGCTTGCAGTACAAGATCAAGTATTTCCAACGATTTTATATAATATTGTACAAGCCCTGCGTATCATGGGAATAGAGGTTATCATTACAGGAATAACTCCAAAATTTGCACAGCTGGAATCAAACAATAATCAGCTCTCAAAAATGGGTGTCAAAACGGTTAATAGCATTCAAGCAGCGTTGGATTTGATTGGTTACAGGTTAATTGAAAAATAA
- a CDS encoding DUF1272 domain-containing protein produces the protein MTLEMKNKCERCEKKLKDHLYAYICVYECTFCPDCTKEMKNTCPNCGGELVRRPRRMVRKFV, from the coding sequence ATGACCTTAGAAATGAAAAATAAATGTGAACGTTGCGAGAAAAAACTAAAAGATCATTTGTATGCCTACATATGTGTATATGAGTGTACGTTTTGTCCAGATTGTACAAAGGAAATGAAAAATACCTGCCCTAACTGTGGCGGAGAGCTAGTGAGAAGGCCAAGAAGAATGGTAAGAAAATTTGTCTAG
- a CDS encoding sensor histidine kinase: MLEKIQKFNLHTYSGISPYIWAVFFILPFYYIFQFSFEVDMIASVILTVSFFIFYRIAFLSKGWIIYLWTFILMGVSTSTIFLFGYTFFAFFIAYFIGNIRDKRSFYLLYFIHLGTTSFSINYGIINEPNLFLPQLAFVIIAWISVILLPFSTHNKNERDILEDKLEDANEQLAELIKVKERQRIARDLHDTLGQSLSMIGLKSELARKLIYKNPQQAAIEIKEVQQAARTSLNEVRKLVSSMKGLRLRDERTLSAQMLKAAHIAWGWHEEDREVLTNVNLITENILAMSLKEAVTNVVKHSNATTCEAFIQAKEDQLLLIVRDNGTFKATGNYFEKGNGLAGMKERLEFVNGSLEVDTSNGTELRIKVPYDIKIIYKDENS, from the coding sequence ATGTTAGAGAAAATACAAAAATTTAATCTTCATACTTACAGCGGAATATCGCCCTATATATGGGCGGTATTCTTCATTCTACCCTTTTATTATATTTTTCAATTTTCATTTGAAGTGGACATGATTGCAAGTGTCATACTAACTGTCAGCTTCTTTATTTTTTATCGAATCGCGTTTCTTTCAAAGGGATGGATAATCTACCTTTGGACATTTATTTTGATGGGTGTCTCTACGTCAACGATTTTTTTATTTGGGTATACCTTTTTTGCCTTTTTTATTGCCTACTTTATTGGTAATATAAGGGATAAGCGGTCTTTTTATCTGTTATACTTCATCCACTTAGGCACAACATCTTTTTCCATTAACTATGGCATTATTAATGAACCTAATCTGTTTTTGCCACAATTAGCCTTTGTCATTATTGCTTGGATCAGCGTGATACTGCTTCCATTTAGCACTCATAATAAAAACGAACGAGATATATTAGAAGATAAGCTTGAGGATGCTAACGAGCAACTGGCTGAACTGATTAAAGTGAAGGAAAGGCAGCGAATAGCAAGAGATCTTCATGATACGTTAGGTCAAAGTCTCTCAATGATTGGTTTGAAGAGTGAGCTTGCAAGAAAGTTAATTTATAAGAATCCGCAACAGGCAGCAATAGAAATCAAAGAGGTACAGCAAGCGGCGAGAACTTCATTAAATGAAGTGAGGAAACTAGTTTCTTCAATGAAAGGCCTTAGGTTACGAGATGAGCGGACGCTATCGGCGCAAATGCTAAAAGCAGCCCATATTGCGTGGGGATGGCATGAAGAAGATCGTGAAGTATTAACAAACGTCAATCTAATTACGGAAAATATCTTAGCAATGTCTTTAAAAGAAGCCGTTACAAATGTTGTGAAGCATAGTAATGCAACAACTTGCGAAGCGTTTATCCAAGCTAAAGAGGATCAACTCTTATTGATTGTTCGAGATAATGGCACCTTCAAAGCGACGGGAAATTATTTTGAAAAAGGAAATGGACTAGCCGGAATGAAGGAACGTCTTGAGTTTGTAAATGGCAGTCTTGAGGTTGATACATCAAATGGAACAGAGCTTCGAATAAAGGTGCCGTATGACATAAAAATAATCTACAAGGATGAGAACTCATGA
- a CDS encoding response regulator transcription factor, producing the protein MIKIYIAEDQQLLLGALEALLNLEDDMEIVGKGKTGQEAVDYVKKYQPDVCIMDIEMPEKTGLEAAEELKSYDCKLVILTTFARSGYFQRALHAGVSAYLLKDSSSDELAQAIRHVVDGKRVYAPELMDDVFRETNPLTEREKEVLSLIADGKSTKEISIELDIKIGTVRNYVSVILEKLDVKNRIEAVTHSKEKGWFG; encoded by the coding sequence ATGATTAAAATCTATATAGCTGAAGACCAACAGCTTCTGCTTGGGGCACTTGAAGCGTTGCTTAACCTAGAAGATGACATGGAGATCGTCGGAAAAGGCAAAACTGGGCAGGAAGCCGTAGATTATGTGAAGAAATATCAGCCTGACGTATGTATTATGGATATTGAAATGCCTGAAAAAACAGGACTTGAAGCAGCTGAAGAGTTAAAATCCTATGATTGCAAATTGGTGATCCTCACCACCTTTGCTAGATCAGGTTATTTCCAACGAGCCCTTCATGCAGGAGTGAGTGCCTACTTATTAAAGGATAGTTCAAGTGATGAACTAGCCCAGGCGATTCGTCATGTGGTAGATGGGAAACGAGTATACGCTCCTGAACTGATGGATGATGTGTTCCGTGAAACCAATCCATTAACGGAACGCGAAAAAGAAGTACTCTCACTCATTGCAGATGGGAAAAGCACAAAAGAAATTTCTATTGAACTTGATATAAAAATAGGCACAGTTCGTAATTACGTGTCAGTCATCTTAGAAAAATTAGACGTAAAAAACCGAATTGAAGCAGTTACACATTCTAAGGAGAAGGGATGGTTTGGTTAA
- a CDS encoding LOG family protein — MKRVAVFCGSSEGSDPIYMEQARKLGALLADKGIGLVYGGAQVGCMGAVADACLEAGGEVIGVIPEKLMNVEIAHSGLTEQHIVKTMHERKAMMADLSDAFIALPGGAGTLEEWFEVFTWSQLGYHHKPCSFLNVNNFYDPLLQMLEHTIEQGFMRPAYQELIITENSAEELLEKLHQFQPLELSKWGN, encoded by the coding sequence ATAAAAAGAGTTGCAGTATTTTGTGGTTCAAGTGAAGGGTCAGATCCTATCTACATGGAGCAAGCTAGAAAATTAGGCGCCTTACTTGCTGACAAAGGAATAGGACTTGTATACGGAGGAGCTCAGGTGGGCTGCATGGGTGCAGTTGCAGATGCATGCTTAGAAGCTGGTGGTGAAGTAATTGGTGTTATTCCTGAAAAGTTAATGAATGTTGAGATTGCTCATAGTGGATTAACAGAGCAACACATCGTAAAAACCATGCACGAGCGGAAGGCAATGATGGCTGATCTATCTGACGCATTTATCGCATTGCCAGGAGGGGCTGGTACGTTGGAAGAGTGGTTTGAGGTCTTCACCTGGTCTCAACTTGGTTATCACCATAAACCATGCAGCTTCTTAAATGTAAATAATTTTTATGATCCATTATTACAAATGCTTGAGCACACCATCGAGCAAGGATTTATGCGACCAGCCTATCAGGAATTAATTATTACAGAGAATAGTGCTGAGGAATTGTTGGAAAAGCTCCATCAATTTCAACCGCTTGAATTATCTAAGTGGGGTAATTAG
- a CDS encoding GrpB family protein, whose product MNEHEDRSKWPVWAEETIVIEEPTPEWQIKGEEEKKQLLSLLDPFEIIDIEHIGSTSIPSLQAKPIIDIMTKVKDFSRSDEMVAVLSEHDWNYVPPSLDQREWRKYFVKVHNNKRVAHLHIVQEGSERWDEHLQFRNTLRNNPKLVAEYATLKKRLAHEFAGDREAYTEAKSEFIQKVLKRYV is encoded by the coding sequence GTGAACGAACATGAAGATCGAAGCAAGTGGCCTGTCTGGGCAGAAGAGACAATTGTTATAGAAGAACCAACCCCGGAATGGCAAATAAAAGGCGAAGAAGAGAAGAAACAGTTGCTTTCTCTTCTCGACCCATTTGAGATTATAGACATTGAGCATATAGGTAGTACATCTATTCCTTCGCTACAAGCCAAACCGATTATTGACATTATGACTAAAGTAAAAGATTTTAGCCGATCAGATGAAATGGTGGCCGTATTAAGTGAACATGATTGGAACTATGTCCCTCCAAGCCTTGACCAACGGGAATGGAGAAAATACTTTGTGAAAGTACATAACAACAAACGAGTGGCTCATCTACATATAGTTCAAGAGGGGTCTGAAAGGTGGGACGAGCACTTACAATTTCGCAATACGCTACGAAACAATCCGAAACTAGTAGCAGAATATGCGACATTAAAAAAGAGACTTGCACACGAATTTGCTGGTGATCGTGAAGCCTATACGGAAGCAAAGTCTGAATTTATCCAGAAAGTTTTAAAGCGATACGTTTAG
- a CDS encoding NAD(P)H-dependent flavin oxidoreductase, which translates to MKQASLYERLHLTHPIIQAPMAGGISTPELTAAVSNNGCLGMIAAGYLDPDALLKEIKAVKKKTKNWFGVNLFVPNVYEIEDCALHTSKTLLEPIHESLHIEQHQVSLPEAKCDDDNYHQLIDLIIREKVPVCTFTFGLPSRDVIHRLKQQHIILIGTATTVKEAIEIERAGLDMVILQGSEAGGHRGTFLHTEDEGLIGLMALIPQAVRLINIPVIAAGGIMDGRALMAARCLGAAAVQMGTAFLTCTESGATDIHKQAVTKATDSQTTLTSAFSGKKARGINNTFIRMMQKHEHDLPVFPIQNALTKSIRAASSNQNNREFMSLWSGQSPMLASLQSAEELIERVMEEAEEVWNGI; encoded by the coding sequence ATGAAGCAAGCAAGCTTGTACGAGCGCCTACATCTGACACATCCAATCATTCAAGCCCCAATGGCAGGAGGGATTTCTACCCCGGAGTTAACAGCAGCCGTTTCGAACAATGGTTGCCTTGGTATGATAGCCGCAGGGTATTTAGATCCAGATGCACTCCTTAAGGAAATTAAAGCAGTCAAGAAAAAGACTAAAAATTGGTTTGGCGTGAATCTCTTTGTTCCAAATGTTTATGAGATAGAGGATTGTGCACTACATACATCCAAAACTCTACTTGAACCAATTCATGAAAGTTTGCACATAGAACAACATCAAGTTTCACTACCTGAGGCCAAATGTGACGATGACAACTACCACCAATTAATAGATCTGATCATTCGAGAGAAAGTGCCTGTATGTACATTTACATTTGGTCTTCCATCTCGTGATGTGATTCATCGATTAAAACAGCAACATATCATTCTGATTGGAACCGCTACTACAGTTAAAGAAGCGATTGAAATCGAGCGAGCTGGATTGGATATGGTCATTTTGCAAGGTAGTGAAGCAGGTGGCCACAGAGGTACCTTCTTGCATACAGAGGATGAGGGTCTTATTGGATTAATGGCACTGATTCCACAAGCGGTTCGTCTGATTAATATTCCTGTTATCGCTGCAGGTGGCATTATGGATGGTAGAGCATTAATGGCGGCTCGTTGCTTAGGAGCAGCTGCTGTTCAGATGGGAACGGCTTTCCTAACATGTACGGAGAGTGGAGCAACAGATATACATAAGCAGGCCGTGACCAAAGCAACGGACAGTCAAACAACGTTAACAAGTGCGTTTTCAGGTAAAAAGGCGAGAGGAATCAATAACACGTTTATACGAATGATGCAGAAACATGAACATGACCTTCCTGTTTTTCCAATTCAAAATGCGTTAACTAAGTCAATTCGTGCAGCGTCTTCCAATCAAAACAATCGTGAATTTATGTCACTATGGTCGGGGCAAAGCCCAATGCTTGCTTCTTTACAATCAGCAGAAGAACTAATTGAGCGAGTAATGGAAGAAGCGGAGGAGGTTTGGAATGGTATCTAA